The following proteins are encoded in a genomic region of Fundidesulfovibrio putealis DSM 16056:
- a CDS encoding ABC transporter ATP-binding protein, translating into MRIASSWALSRLLPFVAPYRNRFLLGIGTNAAARACDLIPMILVGKAVDAINASKSGLIPGLDTLLLYGGGVLASFVFLAVFQSVSDYSLDSMAQKVRHDLRNALYRHLQRQDMHFFEERQSGDLLNVVSSDVDNLENFLADATTSTIRLVITFLGTFAVLFWIDWRLALLLLAPMPFAFAAVRTFSTRIRPRYREARAAVGQVAAIIGNNLRGMGVIQAFTAEEDQARRVDVQSARYRDEAIGAAMARARFIPVLYIVAGAAFALLISGGGWLTLSGNGPTLGDYATFILLATRMILPLFVFGMLINQFQRSEASAQRIWGVLSLEPAIADKPGAVALDETPQSLRFEDVRFAYPEREPVLCGLSLTMERGKVIGVVGPTGAGKSTLVKLLLRHLDPQSGRITLNGRDLADFTLMSLRKRMGYVSQDAFLFAGSAAENISLGAPDTTPEQLEEAARIAGALEFIRELPQGFDTPIGEGGVKLSGGQRQRISLARAVLRRPDILVLDEATSAVDTRTEEIIQQNLHAFRGDRMTLAVAHRLSTVRLADEIIVVVAGVIVERGRHDELLAQKGVYSGLWAVQSGEGRGE; encoded by the coding sequence ATGCGCATCGCTTCAAGCTGGGCACTGTCCCGACTCCTTCCGTTCGTGGCCCCGTACCGCAACCGCTTCCTGCTGGGAATCGGCACCAACGCCGCTGCCCGCGCCTGCGACCTGATCCCCATGATCCTGGTGGGCAAGGCCGTGGACGCCATCAACGCCTCAAAATCCGGGCTGATTCCCGGGCTGGACACGCTGCTGCTCTACGGGGGGGGCGTGCTGGCGTCCTTCGTGTTCCTGGCCGTGTTCCAGTCCGTGAGCGACTATTCCCTGGACTCCATGGCCCAGAAGGTGCGCCACGACCTGCGGAACGCCCTGTACCGGCATCTCCAGCGCCAGGACATGCACTTCTTCGAGGAGCGACAAAGCGGCGACCTCCTGAACGTGGTCTCCTCGGACGTGGACAACCTGGAGAACTTCCTGGCCGACGCCACCACCTCCACCATCCGGCTGGTCATCACCTTCCTGGGCACCTTCGCGGTGCTGTTCTGGATCGACTGGCGTCTGGCCCTTTTGCTGCTCGCGCCCATGCCCTTCGCCTTCGCCGCAGTGCGGACCTTCTCCACGCGCATCCGCCCCCGCTACCGCGAGGCTCGCGCCGCCGTGGGGCAGGTGGCGGCCATCATCGGCAACAACCTGCGCGGCATGGGGGTCATCCAGGCCTTCACCGCCGAGGAGGACCAGGCCCGGCGCGTGGACGTGCAGTCCGCCCGCTACCGCGACGAGGCCATCGGCGCGGCCATGGCCCGCGCGCGCTTCATCCCGGTGCTGTACATCGTGGCCGGAGCGGCCTTCGCGCTGCTGATCTCGGGCGGCGGGTGGCTGACGCTCTCGGGCAACGGGCCGACGCTCGGCGACTACGCCACGTTCATCCTGCTGGCCACGCGCATGATCCTGCCGTTGTTCGTCTTCGGGATGCTCATCAACCAGTTCCAGCGCTCGGAAGCCTCGGCGCAGCGCATCTGGGGCGTGTTGTCGCTGGAACCAGCCATCGCGGACAAGCCCGGCGCGGTGGCCCTGGACGAGACGCCGCAGTCACTGCGCTTCGAGGACGTTCGTTTCGCCTACCCGGAGCGAGAGCCCGTGCTTTGCGGCCTGAGCCTGACCATGGAGCGCGGCAAGGTGATCGGCGTGGTCGGTCCCACGGGGGCCGGCAAATCCACGCTGGTGAAGCTTTTGCTGCGCCACCTGGACCCGCAGTCCGGGCGCATAACGCTCAATGGGCGCGATCTTGCGGACTTCACCCTCATGAGCCTTCGAAAGCGCATGGGCTACGTGTCCCAGGATGCGTTCCTGTTCGCGGGCAGCGCGGCAGAGAACATCAGCCTTGGCGCGCCGGACACCACGCCGGAGCAGCTGGAGGAGGCCGCGCGCATAGCCGGGGCGCTGGAATTCATACGGGAGCTGCCTCAGGGCTTCGACACCCCCATCGGAGAGGGAGGCGTGAAGCTCTCCGGCGGGCAGCGCCAGCGCATCTCGCTTGCGCGCGCGGTGCTGCGCCGCCCGGACATCCTGGTGCTGGACGAGGCCACGTCCGCCGTGGACACCCGCACCGAGGAGATCATCCAGCAGAACCTGCACGCCTTCCGGGGCGACCGCATGACCCTGGCCGTGGCGCACAGGCTGTCCACGGTGAGGCTTGCCGACGAGATCATCGTGGTGGTGGCGGGCGTCATCGTGGAGCGAGGCCGCCACGATGAACTGCTGGCCCAGAAGGGCGTGTACTCGGGCCTGTGGGCCGTGCAGAGCGGGGAAGGGCGGGGGGAGTAG
- a CDS encoding MBOAT family O-acyltransferase, translating into MLFNSYVFLFVFLPFALTPFVLLSDRLGRHWLEWWVIGCSLIFYSWFDITNTAIISLSVLFNYLVAKAIHAHHNHKNTEKGPRYYFAFGVITNLAVLSYYKYTNFFLRDILSHFGIHSEVHDIALPLGISFFTFQQIIFLKDLMSKDVTLFSFRKYLFCVTFFPHLIAGPIIKYKHILKQLYSRAFFTYSPVYLATGFTWLTLGLFKKVIIADNLAPYASQAFQAVADGHVISLISSWTGCLAYAFQIYFDFSGYSDMAIGLGLLFKIELPVNFNSPYKATSIVDFWRRWHITLSWFLRECIYIPLGGNRKGRAHQYINLLITMLLAGLWHGAGWTFVVWGGVHGLLLVATHAWESTKPASIGAYSLAFARLSTFLLVCLAWVPFRAVDLQAMTTYYKSMFVITSDIGSFDPRATLIIVICCLVAWFFPNTQQIMCKFKPCIENYLSERATWTGQSFISWKPTPFYAIITVLIFCYVTISLGSNAEFLYFQF; encoded by the coding sequence ATGCTCTTCAATTCATATGTTTTTCTTTTCGTATTCCTCCCGTTCGCGCTTACGCCCTTTGTTCTGTTGTCAGACAGGTTGGGCAGGCACTGGCTGGAATGGTGGGTCATCGGGTGCTCACTGATCTTTTACAGCTGGTTTGACATCACAAACACTGCGATCATCTCTCTTTCCGTTCTCTTCAACTATCTGGTGGCCAAAGCAATCCATGCTCACCACAACCACAAAAACACTGAGAAAGGCCCAAGGTATTATTTCGCGTTTGGAGTCATCACAAATCTGGCTGTCTTGTCTTACTACAAGTATACGAATTTCTTCCTGCGGGACATCCTCTCACATTTTGGCATTCATTCCGAAGTACACGACATCGCTCTTCCTCTTGGAATTTCTTTTTTTACTTTCCAGCAGATCATTTTCCTCAAAGACTTGATGTCGAAAGATGTGACGCTTTTCTCATTCAGAAAATACCTCTTCTGTGTCACTTTTTTTCCGCACCTCATTGCCGGCCCAATAATAAAGTACAAGCATATTCTCAAACAGCTGTATTCCAGAGCATTCTTCACATATTCCCCAGTTTACCTGGCTACCGGATTCACATGGCTCACTTTAGGCTTGTTCAAAAAGGTCATCATAGCAGACAACCTCGCCCCTTACGCCAGCCAAGCTTTTCAAGCTGTGGCCGACGGGCATGTGATCTCTCTTATAAGCTCCTGGACCGGCTGCTTGGCCTACGCCTTCCAGATCTATTTCGACTTTTCCGGATACTCGGACATGGCCATCGGCCTGGGACTGCTCTTCAAAATCGAATTACCCGTAAACTTCAACTCTCCGTACAAAGCCACGTCGATCGTTGACTTCTGGCGGCGATGGCACATCACCCTCTCCTGGTTCCTGAGGGAATGCATTTACATCCCGCTGGGAGGGAACCGGAAAGGGCGCGCCCATCAGTACATCAATCTGTTGATCACCATGCTGCTGGCAGGGCTCTGGCACGGGGCCGGGTGGACTTTCGTGGTGTGGGGAGGTGTCCATGGCCTCCTCCTGGTAGCCACCCACGCTTGGGAGTCAACAAAACCCGCATCAATCGGGGCATACTCTCTTGCATTTGCCCGTCTTTCGACGTTCTTACTCGTTTGTCTGGCCTGGGTCCCCTTCAGGGCTGTAGACCTTCAAGCCATGACAACCTATTATAAATCAATGTTTGTGATTACCAGTGACATTGGAAGCTTTGATCCGCGCGCGACGCTCATCATCGTAATATGTTGTCTGGTGGCCTGGTTCTTCCCCAACACGCAACAAATCATGTGTAAATTCAAGCCATGCATTGAAAACTATCTTTCCGAGCGCGCAACATGGACTGGTCAATCTTTCATTTCGTGGAAGCCGACCCCCTTCTACGCGATCATAACGGTTTTGATCTTTTGTTATGTTACAATTTCTCTTGGGAGCAATGCAGAGTTTCTGTACTTCCAGTTTTAG
- the topA gene encoding type I DNA topoisomerase produces MAKDLIIVESPAKVKTIKKFLGEKFYVEASVGHVRDLPQKKLGVDEANGFEPQYGVIPGKQKVVDQLTKVAAKAKTIFLAPDPDREGEAIAWHIAEILKETNSDIVRIQFNEITAKAVREALEHPRPINEKLFESQQARRILDRLVGYKISPLLWKKVRKGISAGRVQSVALKIVVDREKERLAFKPEEYWLFRARLEGSAPPPFEAELAKVGGKKAHIGSAEAAEALSAQLQGQPFVVTSVAEKERKKSPPPPFITSTLQQAANQRLGYAAKKTMGAAQKLYEGVELAERGTTALITYMRTDSTRIADEARDAAKAYIVETLGQEYYPDKARHFKTKAGAQDAHEAIRPIDVNITPKDVAGLLPKDQFQVYKLVWERFVASQMAVAKFWDTAAVIECAGAEFKAKGERLIFPGYLKVYGQDTEEEGGASKALPPLTKDQILKLLEIRKEQKFTQPPPRYTEASLVRELEEKGIGRPSTYAAIISTLIDRDYTRMEEKHFAPTELGTIVSDKLSEHFQTIMDVGFTAGMEEALDQVAEGQKDWHVLLAEFTAGFYPALEKAAKDMEKQVLDSGLPCPACGKPMMVKFGRNGEFLACSGYPECKSTSNFTRDEEGKYSFAEKPAEVPPEVVGTCPECGKDLHLKKARTGSRFIACSGYPKCKYTKPFTTGVACPREGCDGELVEKSSRFGKLFYSCSKYPNCDMAVWDWPVLEPCPECDSPILVRKTTKTHGEHLACPVKTCKYRKL; encoded by the coding sequence ATGGCGAAAGACCTCATAATTGTCGAGTCCCCGGCCAAGGTAAAGACCATCAAGAAGTTCCTCGGAGAAAAATTCTACGTGGAAGCTTCGGTTGGTCACGTACGCGATCTGCCCCAGAAAAAATTGGGTGTGGACGAAGCCAACGGCTTTGAGCCGCAATACGGGGTCATTCCCGGCAAACAGAAGGTGGTGGACCAGCTCACCAAGGTGGCGGCCAAGGCCAAGACCATCTTCCTGGCCCCCGACCCCGACCGCGAGGGGGAGGCCATCGCCTGGCACATCGCCGAGATTCTCAAAGAGACCAACTCGGACATCGTGCGCATCCAGTTCAACGAGATCACGGCCAAGGCCGTGCGCGAAGCGCTTGAACATCCGCGCCCGATCAACGAGAAGCTCTTCGAATCCCAGCAGGCGCGCCGCATCCTGGACCGCCTGGTGGGCTACAAGATTTCGCCGCTGCTCTGGAAAAAGGTCCGCAAGGGCATCAGCGCCGGACGCGTGCAGTCCGTGGCGCTGAAAATCGTCGTGGACCGCGAGAAGGAGCGCCTGGCCTTCAAGCCCGAGGAGTACTGGCTGTTCCGCGCCCGCCTGGAGGGCTCGGCCCCGCCGCCCTTCGAGGCCGAACTGGCCAAGGTCGGGGGCAAGAAGGCCCACATCGGCAGCGCCGAGGCCGCCGAGGCCCTGTCCGCGCAGCTTCAGGGCCAGCCCTTCGTGGTCACCTCCGTGGCCGAGAAGGAGCGCAAGAAGTCCCCGCCGCCGCCCTTCATCACCTCCACCTTGCAGCAGGCCGCCAACCAGCGCCTGGGCTACGCAGCCAAGAAGACCATGGGCGCGGCCCAGAAGCTCTACGAAGGCGTGGAGCTGGCCGAGCGCGGCACCACGGCGCTCATTACCTACATGCGTACCGACTCCACGCGCATCGCCGACGAAGCGCGCGACGCGGCCAAGGCGTACATCGTGGAGACGCTGGGCCAGGAATACTACCCCGACAAGGCCCGCCACTTCAAGACCAAGGCCGGAGCCCAGGACGCGCACGAAGCCATCCGCCCCATCGACGTGAACATCACGCCCAAGGACGTGGCCGGGCTTCTGCCCAAGGACCAGTTCCAGGTCTACAAGCTGGTCTGGGAGCGCTTCGTGGCCTCTCAGATGGCCGTGGCCAAGTTCTGGGACACGGCGGCTGTCATCGAGTGCGCGGGCGCCGAATTCAAGGCCAAGGGCGAGCGTCTCATCTTCCCCGGCTACCTGAAGGTCTACGGGCAGGATACCGAGGAGGAAGGCGGAGCATCCAAGGCCCTGCCGCCGCTCACCAAGGACCAAATCCTGAAGCTTCTGGAGATCCGCAAGGAGCAGAAGTTCACCCAGCCGCCGCCGCGCTACACGGAAGCGTCGTTGGTGCGCGAGCTGGAAGAGAAGGGCATCGGACGCCCCTCCACCTACGCGGCCATCATCTCCACGCTCATCGACCGCGACTACACCCGCATGGAAGAGAAGCACTTCGCCCCCACGGAGCTCGGCACCATCGTGTCCGACAAGCTCTCGGAGCACTTCCAGACCATCATGGACGTGGGCTTCACCGCGGGCATGGAAGAAGCCCTGGACCAGGTGGCCGAGGGACAGAAGGACTGGCACGTGCTGTTGGCCGAGTTCACGGCTGGGTTCTACCCGGCCCTGGAAAAGGCCGCCAAGGACATGGAGAAGCAGGTGCTGGACTCCGGCCTCCCCTGCCCCGCCTGCGGCAAGCCCATGATGGTGAAGTTCGGGCGCAATGGCGAGTTCCTGGCCTGCTCGGGCTACCCGGAGTGCAAGTCCACCTCCAACTTCACCCGCGACGAAGAGGGCAAGTACTCCTTCGCGGAAAAACCCGCCGAGGTTCCGCCCGAGGTTGTGGGCACCTGCCCCGAATGCGGCAAGGACCTGCACCTGAAGAAGGCCCGCACCGGCAGCCGCTTCATCGCCTGCTCGGGCTACCCCAAGTGCAAGTACACCAAGCCCTTCACCACGGGCGTGGCCTGCCCCCGCGAGGGCTGCGACGGCGAACTGGTGGAGAAGAGCTCGCGCTTCGGCAAGCTGTTCTACTCCTGCTCCAAGTACCCCAACTGCGACATGGCGGTGTGGGACTGGCCCGTGCTGGAACCCTGCCCCGAGTGCGACTCGCCCATCCTGGTGCGCAAGACCACCAAGACCCACGGCGAACACCTGGCCTGCCCGGTGAAGACGTGTAAATATCGGAAGTTGTGA
- the era gene encoding GTPase Era encodes MNATRFGHVALIGPPNAGKSTLLNALLGQKLAIVSPKPQTTRNRLAGILNVEDAQIVLLDTPGVHIPRGSRLNSRLVEAAWHALAEAQAIVIVLDAIFYSKKPDMLENDIKLLSRPVERSGLPVIIALNKTDAMPDMPSLLPVMARLGEAWPGAAIVPVSALKKKGLDELTKVMVSHLPEGAAYYPEDQLSTAPMRFLASEIIREKLFLQLSQELPYNTAVAIEHWQETAKGARISAVIYVSRDRHKGMVIGKGGAVLKEVGTKARHDIMELTGAPVHLELFVKVREDWTEDEFFLNELGEEHGS; translated from the coding sequence GTGAACGCCACTCGTTTCGGCCATGTGGCCCTGATCGGACCCCCCAACGCGGGCAAGTCCACATTATTGAACGCACTTCTGGGACAGAAGCTGGCCATCGTCAGCCCCAAGCCCCAGACCACCCGCAACCGCCTGGCGGGAATCCTGAACGTCGAGGACGCGCAGATCGTCCTGCTCGATACTCCCGGAGTGCACATCCCGCGCGGCTCGCGCCTGAACAGCCGCCTGGTGGAGGCCGCCTGGCACGCACTGGCCGAGGCCCAGGCCATTGTCATCGTGCTGGACGCGATTTTTTATTCGAAAAAGCCCGACATGCTGGAAAACGACATCAAGCTGCTCTCGCGGCCTGTGGAGCGCTCCGGCCTGCCGGTGATCATCGCCCTGAACAAGACCGACGCCATGCCGGACATGCCCTCCCTGCTGCCGGTGATGGCGCGCCTGGGCGAAGCCTGGCCCGGAGCGGCCATCGTGCCGGTGTCGGCGCTCAAGAAAAAGGGCCTGGACGAACTGACCAAGGTCATGGTCTCGCACCTGCCCGAGGGCGCGGCCTACTACCCCGAGGACCAGCTCTCCACCGCGCCCATGCGCTTTCTGGCCTCGGAGATCATCCGCGAGAAGCTCTTCCTTCAGCTCTCGCAGGAGCTGCCCTACAACACCGCCGTGGCCATAGAGCACTGGCAGGAGACCGCCAAGGGCGCGCGCATAAGCGCCGTGATCTACGTCTCGCGCGACCGCCACAAGGGCATGGTGATCGGCAAGGGCGGCGCGGTGCTCAAGGAAGTGGGCACCAAGGCCCGCCACGACATCATGGAGCTGACCGGGGCGCCCGTGCACCTGGAGCTTTTCGTGAAGGTGCGCGAGGACTGGACCGAAGACGAGTTCTTCCTGAACGAGCTCGGCGAAGAGCACGGATCGTAA
- the hisG gene encoding ATP phosphoribosyltransferase, whose product MSTPKLKLGIPKGSLQEATIKLFDKSGWKIKEHHRNYFPEIDDDEITCSMCRAQEMSRYVETGLLDCGLTGKDWILENESDVEIVADLIYSKVSSRPARWVLAVAGDSPFKRPEDLQGKRISTELTGYTKRYFQQAGVDVDVEFSWGATEAKVVEGLADAIVEVTETGTTIKAHGLRIIAEVLVTNTQFIANKKAWADPWKRRKIENMIMMLQGALRAEKLVGLKMNVPSAAKDSVLAQLPSLNSPTVAHLLNSDWLSVEIVVAEAVVRDLIPKLKDAGAEGIIEYALNKVV is encoded by the coding sequence ATGTCCACTCCCAAACTGAAATTGGGAATCCCCAAGGGGTCTTTGCAGGAAGCCACGATCAAGCTGTTCGACAAGTCCGGCTGGAAGATCAAGGAGCATCACCGCAACTACTTCCCCGAGATCGACGACGACGAGATCACCTGTTCCATGTGCCGCGCCCAGGAGATGAGCCGCTACGTCGAGACCGGCCTTCTGGACTGCGGCCTGACCGGCAAGGACTGGATCCTGGAGAACGAGTCCGACGTGGAGATCGTGGCCGACCTGATCTATTCCAAGGTCAGCTCGCGTCCGGCCCGCTGGGTTCTGGCCGTGGCCGGGGACTCCCCCTTCAAGCGCCCCGAGGACCTTCAGGGCAAGCGCATCTCCACCGAGCTCACGGGTTATACCAAACGCTACTTCCAACAGGCTGGCGTGGACGTCGACGTCGAGTTCTCCTGGGGCGCCACCGAGGCCAAGGTCGTCGAGGGACTGGCCGACGCCATCGTGGAAGTCACCGAGACCGGCACCACCATCAAGGCCCACGGCCTGCGCATCATCGCCGAAGTGCTGGTGACCAACACCCAGTTCATCGCCAACAAGAAGGCCTGGGCCGACCCCTGGAAGCGCCGCAAGATCGAGAACATGATCATGATGCTCCAGGGAGCGCTGCGCGCCGAGAAGCTCGTGGGCCTGAAGATGAACGTGCCCAGCGCCGCCAAGGATTCCGTGCTGGCCCAGCTGCCGAGCCTCAACTCCCCCACCGTGGCCCACCTGCTCAACTCGGACTGGCTGTCCGTGGAGATCGTGGTGGCCGAGGCCGTAGTGCGCGACCTGATCCCCAAGCTCAAGGACGCCGGAGCCGAGGGGATCATCGAGTACGCGCTGAACAAAGTCGTCTAG